The Penicillium digitatum chromosome 6, complete sequence genome has a window encoding:
- a CDS encoding Zinc finger, C2H2-like has product MTAIPIPLPPHRSLSPALIDMQSPFNYTNSYSSSPGSMDFFYSGQPVYDSLCDLDATSPFPMQKVAPELYNITSLPYTHQRPYDYPVFDRPAMPQGAPSSCGSSYSSYSSSFNFPSEEINLPSYPISEYESSADSPAPQPSKLVKPFGCDHCGKSFTRFADLKRHQSSVHYPVFRNCPVEHCSRKGSNGFPRQDHLVEHLRSYHHMDVPKRGSCKRSAKQIS; this is encoded by the exons ATG ACCGCGATTCCAATCCCCCTACCACCCCATCGCTCACTCTCACCTGCCCTAATTGACATGCAGTCCCCATTCAACTACACAAACTCCTACTCCTCCTCACCAGGAAGCATGGACTTCTTCTACAGCGGCCAACCCGTCTACGATTCTCTCTGCGACCTCGACGCAACCAGTCCCTTCCCCATGCAAAAGGTCGCACCAGAACTCTACAACATCACCAGTTTGCCGTACACCCACCAAAGACCATATGATTACCCTGTCTTCGACCGACCCGCCATGCCTCAGGGCGCACCCAGCAGCTGTGGCAGCAGCTACAGTAGCTACAGCAGCAGCTTCAACTTCCCCTCCGAAGAGATCAACCTACCAAGCTACCCCATCAGCGAATATGAGTCGAGTGCCGACTCACCCGCGCCCCAGCCATCAAA GCTCGTTAAGCCTTTCGGTTGCGACCACTGCGGAAAGTCCTTTACCCGTTTCGCAGACTTGAAGCGCCACCAGTCCAGCGTCCACTACCCCGTTTTCCGTAACTGCCCAGTCGAGCACTGCTCACGAAAGGGTAGCAATGGCTTTCCGCGACAGGACCACCTCGTCGAGCACCTGCGCTCGTATCACCACATGGATGTGCCGAAACGCGGATCCTGCAAACGCTCCGCAAAGCAGATCTCATGA